In Sorex araneus isolate mSorAra2 chromosome 11, mSorAra2.pri, whole genome shotgun sequence, the sequence TGTAGGGTGAGGATCCATAATCTTGACATTATGTGTCGAAAGTCAGAAAAATGCTTTTTTGATGGACACCTTAATATTGCTAAATTTATGTGATAGTAAAAGTTAAATAtcttgggcctggagcaatagcacagcgggtagagcatttgccttgcatgcggctgatccgggttcgattcccatcatcccataaggtcccccgagcactgccaggagtaattcctgagtgcatgagccaggaataacccctgtgcatcgccgggtgtgacccaaaaagcaaaaaaaaaaaaaaagttaaatatcttaattttctaGTTAAAATATTGTCCAAAACACTAAAAAAACCAATAAAGTAAAATGGCAAATAAATTAATGACCTAAAATTTTATCACTGAAACAATCTTGATATTTTCCTGTTATGTACttcaatatttatcttttatgtataatattgatttaaaacagtacacatttcaaatatttagttcttttttaCTTAAACGTGTATTGGTATTGGACATTTCTTTATATGAGACAGATTATATGaagtttttctttaaatgctGACATGTTTTAGTTATTTATGAAAAAATGAGGAAGATCATGATAATCCAAGTGTAAAAGAGTTTCCCAACTTTATTGTTTTCTGTCTTCacactttaaaaacaatttcatgagaattttaaaattatttcttcttacagacttttcttctttttaaaatctggtgTGTACGGTGGGGGTTTAGAGTAAGAAAGAATAGGGAatcagtgagatttttttttcttcatggtaGCAACAAGTGAATCTAGGGCTTCACAGAGATATGTATTCAATTCAACAGCAAAATCAGCAAAGCAACCAGAGATAACGTAATCTGGACCCACACACAATTCCTGAATCTCTCTGGGTGTTAGAATTACTCAGAAGACTTAAAGACATGTCTGTGTCTTGTTTCCAGTCCTCTGTAGCTTTAAGTCCCTGGaatctatattaaaataaaggaaaaaacaacTTTCTAGATCCTTGTGACTGGACAGATTTGAATATTACTGGCCCAGAATAGAGCAAATGAATTTTAGAGCTGATGATAGAACTGGTGTCATCCATTCTCTTAATTGCTCAGATGGGGAAACAGACCCCTGAGTGTCTAAGAAATTCACCCATGGCCTTGTAGGCAGTTAAGGCTAGAGACAAATATGGAATGTAGATCtgcacatttaaaatgtttttttttttttttttttactgtatggGATAGCATCTTTTTGATACTGCAATCACTATAATTTAGTTAATGCAAATATCAGGGACCAGGGTAAGAGCCTTCCACATTCAGGTTGATAACCATGCCTCCCATTTTGTATTCCAGAATGATCCAAGTTTTAGATACACGGCCTTTGACAAGCTCAGTAATGCCAGTGGATATGGCCATGAGGTTCTGCTTGGCTCATTCTCCACCTCTGAAGAGTTTCCTGGGCCCTTACAATGACTTCCAACAAAGAAATTTTGTGAACAAATTAAAACCTCTGAAACCATGTCTTAATATAAAACAGGAAGCAGATTGGAAGCATTCCCACAACCAAGCCAAAAAGAAGGTAGTGTTTGCTGACTCCAAGGGCCTCTCTCTCACTGCCATCCATGTCTTCTCTGACTTTCCGGAAGAACCAGCATGGGATCTCCAGTTTGATCTCTTGGACCTTAATGATATCTCCTCTGGCCTAAAACTTCATGAAGAGAAAAACTTGATTTTAGATTTCCCTCAGCCAGCTGCTGACTACTTAAGTTTTCGGAACCACTTTCAGAAGAACTTTGTCTGCCTTGAGAACTGTTCTTTGCAAGAGCGCATGGTGACTGGGACAgtgaaagtgaaaaatataagCTTTGAGAAGGTGGTTCAGGTCCGCATCACCTTTGATAGTTGGAAAAGTTACACCGATGTGGACTGTGTCTACATAAAAAATGTATACGGTGGCTCAGATAGTGACACTTTCTCGTTTGCCATTGACTTACCCTCTGTCATTCCAACTGAGGAGAAAATTGAGTTCTGCATTTCTTACCGTGCTAATGGACAAGTCTTCTGGGACAACAATGAAGGCCAGAATTATAGAATTGTTCATGTGCAGTGGAAACCGGATGGAGTGCAAACACAGATGACAGCCCAAGGCTGTGCATTTCACCAGGTGCCCCCCAAGACTGAATTAGAGTCGATGGTCTTTGGCAGTCCAAGACTGGCCAATGGGTTCTTCCCAGAATGGCAGAGCTGGGGCAGGATGGAGAATTTGGCCCCCTACAGATGAATTACGCCACTTGGTGACTGTTCTTGATCCATCATATTATACACAGTAATGCTAGGTCCATATTGCTCAATATAAGAAAATCTTTGCTACTTTTCCTTTCTAGGTTAGTTTTGAGCTTTTGAGACCTGGCTACTAAAATTTAGCCACTTGAGAATTTAGTATAGAGATCTGTATAGATGACACCGCCCAACTTGGTTTTGAGGATCAAGTAAAACCCTACTTATATAAGAAGCAATAGCTTTTCAGggctctttctcctcccttctctatTCACTAGCTTTCATAATTGGGCAAGGGCAGATTGAGGAAGGACAATTGATGGTGATAGGATGCTGTGTTAATGGTATGTGGGATGTCTGAAAAGTGCATGTAAGGGCTCTCTGCAACTCAAGGCAGAGTGGGAATGGGAGGTCTGGTGCTTAAATATTGGTGAGAAAATGTGAggttatttatgtttattaagtTGGTGTTACATTTTTCTCCTGGGGAAATAATttgtagaaaagagaaagatCAGTTATTTGTATTTTGCAAAGAAAAACCAGACTTCAAAAAGAATGGGTGGTCTTAGGGGAAGAGGAATTATAAATTTGGAGAATGAAGATTCTAAGAGAAATCTTTCTGCTCAGATGTGATTTATCAAAAAAATCATGATTTGGGGAAGTTTAAGCAAACCTGACATTGAAGTTCTAGTGTTATAAGTAACCTTGTTTGTGATCAAGGTGTGGTACTTGGGTTTTCAGCATAGAGTACTGCCAAATGGAAAACCATGTCGTCATTGATGTCTAACAACTTATAGGGACTCTATGTCATGTCAAAGATAACTTTTGGCAACTGCCTTGATTATATAAGAACCCTATAGTTGCTTAACCCAAATATCTGAATGGGCATCTGATAACACAAGTGTTTGGCCTCATAAGAAGGTCCACTCTATACTGGTATTCCTCCTGCAATACTTTTGTATCTTTATAGAGTGCTGTCAGTGTACACAACTCACATCCTTCATATTGAAGGTGacttatttttttgccacacttttTGGATGTGATGTTGAAAGTGAGGACTAACACTGATTCTCAATTCAAGAATCCAGTTACCCTGTGTGCCTAGCAATCTATATCTTGCCTGTATCTATCTGTCCTATTGTCTTATGTCTTTTGACCCAATTTTATTTGAagacaaatactttaaaaaataatctgatttATTTCAGATGTATTGTACTAGACTTGTTCTGGAGTGTGCAGATTTATTCTATAATACCTTAGGACAGGAGTCCCTGAACATTTCCTCCTCTCATTGTGCATGTCCATTGAGAGATGTTTTGAGATGCTGTTAAGTTGaacacatgtgctctgccatgcTGAGAAAGCACTATTGAAATAACTCTACTGTGATGGTTATTTGAGATTTGGTTAGCACATAGCATTATTTTGCGCTAAATATTTCACTCTTCTGTAAGCTATGCTTTGTTAAcgcctcattttaaaaataaatgtgtttgatACAAGTGTATGTTTTCTTTCTCAAGGTCATAGTTAGTCAAACAAGAAACTAATCTGAAATATTCCACTTGAGAATGACTGAGCAGAGTTAATTTGAATGAACAGTTGGATCTGTACAGGGGCTGGACTCACATTAGAGAGCACACACTGCCTGCCACCCAAacactggggctgggggcagagcccagagcaggaaCTTCTGCAATTGTCCCCATGACCATCCCCATCTCAGCTTACTGCTTCTGATACTCTTTGTGCTGGGGTGATTGATAAATGGGTTACTACAAAATGGACAGTTTAGAGCTGCAGGGGATGGACAGTGGGACCCAgattgaaagagagaaagaagctcAGCATCTTGTGGGGAGAGATGGAAGATTCTTTTATAACCTAAATTACTGttcccagatttttatttttgaattttgggccatgcctggaaaTGCTTAGGGATTTTGACTTCTGGTAGGaatcagggaactatatggggtgccagggattgtccCATGCAAGGCCAACCCACCGTACTGTCTCCTCTGCCCCATAATGGTCCTAGATCTTATCTAAAATCCCAGAAAGAGCTTCTGTGCCTATTTTTAACACTTGAGGGTGGATAAGTGATGGGCTTACTGGAAAGACAATCATGAAGCTTAAACTTTTTCACATAAACCCTTCTTGTGAGAAATGGTGACCCATGGGACATTGCAGGTGTCTTTTGTTTGGTCg encodes:
- the PPP1R3C gene encoding protein phosphatase 1 regulatory subunit 3C; amino-acid sequence: MSCTRMIQVLDTRPLTSSVMPVDMAMRFCLAHSPPLKSFLGPYNDFQQRNFVNKLKPLKPCLNIKQEADWKHSHNQAKKKVVFADSKGLSLTAIHVFSDFPEEPAWDLQFDLLDLNDISSGLKLHEEKNLILDFPQPAADYLSFRNHFQKNFVCLENCSLQERMVTGTVKVKNISFEKVVQVRITFDSWKSYTDVDCVYIKNVYGGSDSDTFSFAIDLPSVIPTEEKIEFCISYRANGQVFWDNNEGQNYRIVHVQWKPDGVQTQMTAQGCAFHQVPPKTELESMVFGSPRLANGFFPEWQSWGRMENLAPYR